The following proteins are co-located in the Pseudarthrobacter siccitolerans genome:
- a CDS encoding phosphoketolase family protein produces MTSSMGQDELELVDRWWRAANYLSVGQIYLRSNPLLREPLNAGHTKSRLLGHWGTTPGLNFIYAHLNRVIRRDSAEMLFVAGPGHGGPAVVANAWLEGTYSEIYGHVGNDGEGLAELFRQFSYPGGIPSHAAPESPGSINEGGELGYSLAHAYGSVLDNPQLVAAVVIGDGEAETGPLAASWHSHNFLDPAADGAVLPILHLNGYKIANPTILARMPEAQLEQLLRGYGHEPYFVTVKDPDNTEQAHRDFAEALESCMTDIRAIQDSRRLPERGVGQAGNEEAVEAPHWPMIVLRSPKGWTGPRKVDGLQVEGTWRSHQVPLSEVRTNGEHLRLLDEWLQSYRPEELFDGDGRLRPDVAEGAPTGDFRMSATPHANGGLLRRALKLPAYLDHAVEVSQAGTERVSPMITLGSWMRDVVALNLETFRLFGPDETASNRLQNVYEVTDKVWQYRIDDVDEHLARSGRVMEVLSEHLCQGWLEGYLLTGRHGVFNCYEAFIHIVDSMFNQHAKWLKVHRKLPWRQPIASLNYLLSSHVWQQDHNGFSHQDPGFIDHAVNKKAEVIRVYLPPDANTLLSVMEHCLASTDYVNIVVSGKQPSPTWLGPADAATHCQRGLGIWEFAGSEVPGEEPDVVLACAGDVPTVETVAAAELLKAGAPGLKIRVVNVVDLMRLQDESEHPHGLPARDYDGIFTTDKPVIFAYHGYPALIHRLAYRRTNQEGLHVRGYKEEGTTTTPFDMAMLNGIDRFQLAIDAIDRVPGLAEKHSMLRQQLQDSRIRAREHTRTHGEDPEEIRNWKLG; encoded by the coding sequence ATGACCAGCAGCATGGGGCAGGACGAACTCGAACTTGTGGACCGCTGGTGGCGCGCCGCCAACTACCTTTCGGTAGGCCAGATCTACCTCCGCTCCAACCCGCTGCTGCGCGAACCGCTGAACGCCGGGCACACCAAGTCCCGGCTGCTGGGGCACTGGGGCACCACGCCCGGGCTGAACTTCATCTACGCCCACCTGAACCGCGTTATCCGCCGCGACTCCGCTGAGATGCTCTTCGTGGCTGGTCCCGGCCATGGCGGTCCCGCCGTCGTCGCCAATGCCTGGCTGGAAGGGACGTACTCCGAAATCTATGGCCATGTGGGCAACGACGGGGAGGGCCTGGCTGAGCTCTTCCGCCAGTTTTCCTACCCGGGCGGCATCCCCAGCCACGCCGCCCCGGAGAGCCCGGGCTCCATCAATGAGGGCGGCGAACTCGGGTACTCCCTCGCCCATGCCTACGGCTCGGTCCTCGACAATCCCCAGCTGGTGGCCGCCGTCGTGATTGGCGACGGCGAAGCCGAGACGGGGCCGCTGGCCGCCAGCTGGCACTCCCACAACTTCCTGGACCCGGCCGCGGACGGCGCGGTGCTGCCCATCCTGCACCTGAACGGCTACAAAATCGCCAACCCGACCATCCTGGCGCGCATGCCCGAAGCACAGCTGGAACAGCTCCTGCGCGGTTACGGCCACGAGCCCTACTTCGTCACGGTGAAGGATCCGGACAACACGGAGCAGGCCCACCGGGACTTCGCGGAGGCGCTCGAAAGCTGCATGACCGACATCCGCGCCATCCAGGACTCGCGCCGGCTGCCGGAAAGGGGCGTCGGGCAGGCAGGCAACGAAGAGGCTGTGGAAGCGCCGCATTGGCCCATGATTGTCCTGCGCTCGCCGAAGGGCTGGACTGGTCCGCGGAAGGTGGACGGGCTGCAGGTTGAGGGGACATGGCGGAGCCACCAGGTGCCGCTCTCCGAAGTCCGCACCAACGGCGAGCACCTGCGGCTCCTGGACGAGTGGCTGCAGTCCTACCGCCCGGAGGAACTGTTCGACGGCGACGGACGGCTTCGGCCCGACGTCGCCGAGGGTGCGCCCACCGGTGACTTCCGGATGAGCGCCACGCCCCACGCCAACGGCGGCCTGCTCCGGCGCGCGCTGAAGCTGCCCGCCTACCTGGACCACGCCGTCGAGGTGTCGCAGGCGGGGACTGAACGGGTCAGTCCGATGATTACCCTGGGCTCGTGGATGCGGGACGTGGTGGCCCTGAACCTGGAAACGTTCCGGCTGTTCGGCCCGGACGAGACCGCGTCCAACCGGCTCCAGAACGTCTACGAGGTCACCGACAAGGTGTGGCAGTACCGGATTGACGACGTCGACGAGCACCTTGCGCGCTCCGGCAGGGTGATGGAGGTACTGAGCGAGCACCTGTGCCAGGGCTGGCTGGAGGGCTACCTCCTGACCGGCCGCCACGGCGTCTTCAACTGCTATGAGGCCTTCATCCACATTGTTGATTCCATGTTCAACCAGCACGCCAAATGGCTGAAGGTGCACCGGAAGCTGCCGTGGCGCCAGCCCATCGCGTCGCTGAATTATCTGCTGTCCTCGCATGTATGGCAGCAGGACCACAACGGTTTTTCGCACCAGGACCCGGGGTTTATCGACCACGCCGTGAACAAAAAGGCCGAGGTCATCCGGGTGTACCTGCCGCCGGACGCGAACACCCTGCTGTCCGTGATGGAGCACTGCCTGGCGTCCACGGACTACGTGAATATTGTGGTCAGCGGAAAGCAGCCCTCACCCACCTGGCTGGGACCGGCCGACGCCGCCACCCACTGCCAGCGCGGGCTGGGCATCTGGGAGTTCGCCGGATCCGAGGTGCCGGGGGAGGAGCCCGACGTCGTCCTTGCCTGCGCGGGTGACGTTCCCACGGTGGAGACGGTGGCGGCGGCGGAGCTGCTCAAGGCAGGTGCGCCGGGGCTGAAGATCCGCGTGGTCAACGTGGTTGACCTGATGCGGCTGCAGGACGAGAGCGAACATCCGCACGGGCTTCCGGCCCGGGACTACGACGGGATCTTCACCACGGACAAGCCTGTCATCTTTGCCTATCACGGCTACCCCGCGCTGATCCACCGGCTGGCCTACCGCCGCACGAACCAGGAGGGACTGCACGTACGCGGCTACAAGGAGGAGGGGACTACCACCACGCCGTTCGACATGGCCATGCTGAACGGCATCGACCGGTTCCAGCTGGCTATCGACGCCATCGACCGGGTGCCGGGCCTGGCCGAGAAGCATTCGATGCTGCGGCAACAGCTGCAGGACAGCAGGATCCGTGCCCGCGAGCACACCCGCACGCACGGTGAGGACCCGGAGGAGATCCGGAACTGGAAACTCGGCTGA
- a CDS encoding alpha/beta fold hydrolase, producing the protein MPWLDVLGNDIHYTDSGRGQPIVLLHGHASAAACWEPITAELEQDFRVLAYDTYDHGWSSNSPRQGPLVDRVAELDQFISSLALENPVIVGQSMGGMTALRWAVRNPGGAAALVVCGMGWPLVVPPPGQAGQPEKFEVFSSLDADERIWLGVGNSFTDRWIAENPKDYARYIRVRSTAAAIEAARYPRSLEQSQGEFLSADPSDVGWFQQGLESITSPLLVLIGNQERPRIRRGAEHVAATVPGANLLVVEDAGHNAYFQRQDILVEAIRNTVAGARTI; encoded by the coding sequence ATGCCCTGGCTCGATGTGCTGGGCAATGACATCCACTACACGGACTCCGGCCGGGGCCAGCCAATAGTGCTGCTGCATGGCCACGCCTCAGCGGCAGCCTGCTGGGAGCCGATTACCGCCGAGCTGGAGCAGGACTTCCGGGTGCTGGCGTACGACACCTACGATCACGGCTGGTCATCGAACTCGCCCCGGCAGGGTCCACTGGTTGACCGGGTTGCGGAACTGGATCAGTTCATCAGCTCCTTGGCCTTGGAGAATCCGGTCATTGTGGGGCAATCCATGGGCGGCATGACAGCCCTGCGCTGGGCGGTCCGGAATCCCGGCGGTGCCGCAGCACTGGTGGTTTGCGGGATGGGCTGGCCGCTGGTGGTGCCGCCTCCGGGGCAGGCCGGCCAGCCGGAGAAATTCGAGGTGTTCAGCTCGCTCGACGCCGACGAAAGGATCTGGCTCGGGGTAGGGAACTCCTTCACGGACCGGTGGATCGCAGAGAACCCGAAGGACTATGCCCGCTATATCCGGGTCCGCTCCACCGCTGCCGCCATCGAGGCAGCCCGCTACCCGCGCAGCCTTGAGCAAAGCCAGGGGGAGTTCCTCAGCGCCGACCCGTCGGACGTGGGCTGGTTCCAGCAGGGACTGGAATCCATAACCAGCCCGCTGCTGGTGTTGATCGGGAACCAGGAAAGGCCGCGCATCCGCCGCGGGGCCGAACACGTGGCCGCCACCGTGCCTGGCGCCAACCTCCTGGTGGTGGAGGACGCCGGCCACAACGCCTACTTCCAGCGCCAGGACATCCTGGTGGAAGCCATCCGGAACACTGTCGCCGGCGCCCGCACAATCTGA
- a CDS encoding carboxylesterase family protein has product MSSEPTFNPPCGPVTGWRDGDVVRATGIPYARAARFQPPVPVAGWTKPFAATSPAPACPQGPVPFLDDVLGTRYGELPGSEDCQNLSITMPADLAPGELLPVMVWIHGGSYTTGSGDLAIFDPAVLVAENRVVVVSVTYRLGLFGFLATHSGRPGNLGLLDQLEAFRWVQRNVAAFGGDPGRVTAFGQSAGGDAIAHLMATPEAPQLFQRAIVQSAPLGISRGRAKMNHAMGIAAETVTEKTPAMDVVEREDHVAQVARKFGMLAAMPFGTQYGHAPLPEEPEIEAAWNRSAPGIEVLIGHTSEEARLFLPRSPYLSRLARVPVAGAAAVRAIDWIVTETVYGRAARRFARRHAGAGGKAHRYVLNWHASGNIFGAAHTIDLPLLFGNRTTWDGVGLIAGAGWEDVDDVGRQVRSLWAAFARGDSLGERGGIPGALRYRAEHKGAGIRQIVRAPATVFRMASTRMSWRWK; this is encoded by the coding sequence ACTTTCAACCCGCCCTGCGGTCCTGTCACCGGCTGGCGCGACGGGGACGTCGTCCGGGCCACCGGAATTCCTTACGCCAGGGCGGCCCGTTTCCAGCCTCCCGTACCTGTTGCGGGCTGGACCAAACCGTTTGCGGCAACGTCCCCCGCACCGGCCTGTCCGCAGGGGCCCGTGCCGTTCCTCGACGACGTCCTGGGCACCCGCTACGGGGAACTCCCGGGCAGCGAGGACTGCCAAAACCTCTCCATCACCATGCCCGCCGATCTTGCCCCGGGCGAGCTGCTGCCGGTGATGGTGTGGATCCACGGCGGTTCCTACACCACCGGTTCCGGCGACCTTGCCATCTTCGACCCGGCGGTGCTGGTGGCCGAAAACCGCGTAGTGGTGGTTTCGGTGACCTACCGGCTGGGGCTGTTCGGCTTCCTGGCCACGCATTCGGGCCGCCCGGGCAACCTGGGCCTGCTGGACCAGCTTGAGGCGTTCCGCTGGGTGCAGCGGAATGTTGCCGCGTTCGGCGGTGATCCGGGCCGTGTGACCGCCTTCGGACAGTCCGCCGGCGGCGACGCCATCGCCCACCTCATGGCCACTCCGGAAGCGCCGCAACTGTTCCAGCGGGCCATCGTCCAAAGCGCCCCGCTGGGCATTTCCCGCGGCAGGGCAAAGATGAACCATGCGATGGGCATCGCGGCCGAAACAGTCACCGAGAAGACTCCCGCAATGGACGTGGTGGAACGGGAGGATCACGTGGCACAGGTGGCCCGGAAGTTCGGGATGCTGGCCGCCATGCCCTTCGGCACCCAATACGGGCACGCGCCCCTGCCGGAGGAACCAGAGATCGAGGCGGCCTGGAACCGGTCCGCCCCCGGGATTGAGGTACTGATCGGGCACACGTCCGAGGAGGCGCGGCTGTTCCTGCCGCGGAGCCCTTACCTGAGCCGGCTGGCCCGGGTCCCGGTCGCCGGAGCCGCCGCGGTCAGGGCCATCGACTGGATAGTCACAGAGACTGTCTATGGCCGGGCGGCCCGAAGGTTCGCCCGGCGCCATGCCGGCGCAGGCGGAAAGGCGCACAGGTACGTGCTGAACTGGCATGCGTCCGGGAACATTTTTGGTGCCGCCCACACCATCGACCTCCCACTCCTCTTCGGCAACCGGACCACGTGGGACGGCGTCGGGCTGATCGCCGGAGCCGGCTGGGAGGACGTGGACGACGTCGGGCGGCAAGTGCGCAGCTTATGGGCGGCTTTCGCCCGGGGAGACTCCCTCGGCGAGAGGGGCGGGATCCCGGGCGCGCTCAGGTACAGGGCAGAGCACAAGGGGGCAGGCATCCGTCAGATTGTGCGGGCGCCGGCGACAGTGTTCCGGATGGCTTCCACCAGGATGTCCTGGCGCTGGAAGTAG